Genomic window (Apis cerana isolate GH-2021 linkage group LG1, AcerK_1.0, whole genome shotgun sequence):
ttatttagagaataaaaattttaattatttttcatattttaatttttttttttaattaaaacttttgaaaaatatttaattatttttaatttataagttataactttattaactatttaaataattttataatataaatatatataattatatgattttaaattatttttattactattttttaattatatattattttctattaataattttaatatttaataaattaaaatttataatttatttttagctcAATATaacttttctaataatttaattatgtaacatTGACTTATATAGAACTGtagataaacaatttttaaaattttatctttataaaaagttatacaatattattaaagtcatgaattatataaaacttctATTTCAAGATAGTAAATCGAACATTagtttttatacttatttagaAGTTTTCTTAATGGTCAAGTTTCATCGTATTCTGGGATACGACCTTGTAAATCAGAATGATTTAgacatttgaaaatatatatcaaagtaTGACGTgttaatatgaaattgaacGTGAAATGAACGTGtgtgtttatttaatttaattaaaaatttttttacatgtgATGAGTAGTGTACATGAAAATTCGTGGTCGTGGATAGAGTATTTGGTGGAAACAATCAATAAACTTGCTCATGACTTAGTGAGCTCAACAACATTTGACTTATCATTTCATCCAATTAATAGTGTCATTGACGATGAATTACAGCAAAAATTATCTGATTTTTTTAACGACTTTATTGGTTTGGTAGCATTTGATGATTTTCAGTTGCAATTATTGAAAGTCTTCTTGTTTACATTTATTAGTACTGTGgctttaattttcatcgtttGGCATATTTATGGTCCAAGAATTTCCGAACAATTTATGGAAACAAGtaagaaaattcatatttttatttttgtatttatatacattcataatataaaacttgtacaaattatttttgtatataaacttGCAATAGTAattctctatcttttttttcgaatatttgtttctaatattaatattattaagatgaatatatctatttataaatcttgttTTAACATGATTActcatcaaaattaaatagtttatggaatatttatacttatatctcATATAAGtttgtgaaaagaaaaaaaattagaagaatatacattttatgctacgcaaaaaatcaacaatttttagatagataatttaaaaaaatatgtatctaatttgttttaaaatataatttcacaaaaaatgACATTGATATTacataatcttattaaatataaatatatatagatagacaCTAACTTTGTatgttattatgaataaatgttcatatttttattcaaatttttattttaaattttttaccaatttctagtgaaatattatctaatttaattaaaaagattatcatcaaaatttgaatttttttaatggaaacttaatcttcgagaaaaatttagtCTTCATCCGTCATGATGTGGCGTGAGCTGTTTCTCGTAATAATAAAAGCAtttcgtttttataaatttttattactaatgtCAATGatcttattttgttttcaattctttccaagtaaaaattaatttatttttgttaaaaatcaacttcaaagataaaaaaataaagaaatatttcataatgttCATTTCATGctattagtaaataatattaagtaattagaaaataattttctatgaatttataatatcaaaattgtcacattttcgtatttaaaatttgaaatgttttaatattaatgatataatttttgtcataGACTCTGCATCAGAAGATCTTGACTCTTCATCTGGAGAATAATTTGTtgcttaatataaattatttattcaacttataattgtaagtaaaatcaaattatttataaatgtatttatatatattattatacaaatataaggaatttttattcattttaggTTAAGTTAAAAACAACAAAGTTATTAGTGAAAATAACtaagaaagtaaatttttataaaattaatttgctcTTTATAATCTCtcataacattaaaaaataacaattatgacagaaaaaattaaatcacttTTTCAAAAGGCAAAAATagatgtaaaatttatgaatgctGGAAAAGGACACAagtaaagtttattataatatattataattaattaacattaatacaaAGGATACAAGTTTACAgacaattttacaaataattttatttcaaatatttgttattttaatatatatatattttttgtttatttttatatattttgttagtatttttattttttttaattttaattttaataattagtgtttaataaaaaaataattggatttttaatcacattattaaatctagttataagaatagaaaaatataaaaaatcaaacaaaatttattttgttataatttaaaataactgaaACTTGTAatctttgttttaataattattttaaaattatattattattttataaatataatttattttataagttattattttatcaaatgattagaactaaaaaaaacttaataaaaattgttattgtatatcaatatcatttttaaaaattttttttattgaataatcatgttataaatattataattatatataacaaaatcttatattagaaaataaataaaaataaattataattcatttattaatataaaattactataaaaagttatatataatagctttaagattataaaaaaatatataaaacatttttaatttggtTTTCATATCAtaaagatatcaaaataaatataaaattttttaaagtaaaataaattatatttattaattatgtgatagaattttatgtttataattattatctttatcatataacaataatttaattcaacattattattagattgacAGATTCAACTAGTACTTCTGGATCTACTTCTATAGTAGAACCCATAAAGAGGGTAGAACCTACAAAAGAAGCTAAAGTAGCTGGTCAAGCAGCTTTAGCAAGATTAGAAGCAAAAGAATGTAAtacaaaaagatttaatacgTAAgttgattctaaaaaaaagatttttatttataattaaaaaatattataaaaatatattatttgtagatCATATGCAGCTATTAAGGCACAAGTAAAACGAGAATTAGAGCAAGAAAGAAAAGCACAACAAAAAGCACAACAAAAAAATCATGTGCAatcagaagaaaaaattgaaaatacaattaaagataatttcacATTAGCTGTTACCAATGTATGCTATCGTTGTCCATATTTATCCGATGAAATATTATCACAAGatgaatggaaaataaagataaaaaaatttttatatgaacaatTGAAAGGAGAAGAAGCAGGTTTAACATCATGtttaattatacgaaattgtaatagtaagaaagaaaaagttgatatttgtattgaaacacttggaaaatatttagaaaatattataaattatccagAGGAAGAAAAGTATAAGAAGATTAGAAtgcagaataaaatatttcaagtaatatttttattttattgatagatctattttatataaaaatcttctattcttgtttaataaatatattttttctcatacatattgaaattacaaaaaatttttttgtttatattttgtttatgtttttataataaaattattgaatcaaatataattatatttaaattaaaattttattaaaaaaaaattactaaaatatttgtttcaatctcgatgaattttaaaattattttaatttttataatataaattatgatttattaatatttttttttatttattaaaataatacatatctaaaaatatataataaataaaataaaaacaaaataattaaataaatatggaattgaagatttttattctttttttttattttatacttaaagatagctgtaaattttaaatgaaatcaatatttttttaaaggataaaGTAATGCCAATTGAAGGtgcattagaatttttaaatgcagCTGGTTTTCGtcagaaaaagatattaaataatgataaagaagAGGATTTCTTAATTTGGAGTGCTGATAATTGTAGTATTGAAGATGTTACAACGTTATTTGAGGCACTAAAAACTGCACAGCCCATTCCACTTGAACTAGATAGAAATCTTCAAGTATTATTACCTATGCAAGCAAGCACAAGAACTGAATTACCACcaagttttttcaatttaagtcCTGAGgatatagaaaaagaacaaCAACTtcggtaattatatatttatatcataagatttttagattaaatatataataacaatttattaaacaaattatattaattgtttttttttatcaatattaatagaagCGAAGCAGTTGAAAGAGATCAGATGTTAAGAACAAAAgctatgagagagagagatgaaaaacaaaagcttagaaaatacaaattctCATTGATTCGTATCAAATTTCCagataatcttattttacaaGGAACATTTTTTGTACATGAAACTTTTCAAAATGTTGTTAATTTTGTTAGTGAGAActtgataaataatgaaagacCATTCAGTTTAAAAAAGCTTCCTCAAACAACTTTTAGTGAAGATACTTTTGATAAAACTTTACTTGAATTGGGGTTATTTCCTGCTACTCTTTTGatgtttttttggaaaaataaatcagaaGAAACAAATCTCAATGAATCTGTAGGATACTTGAAGGAAGAATTACTTTCTATGATTCAACCTGCTTAAAAAACTATTCTTTATACAATTtggaaaaatcttatttaatctttatgaATTGTGATTATAAATGttgaaagagataaaaataagtatctcAACGCgacttacttttttttcatacaatagaaacaatatgataaaaagcagtgtaatatatatattcattccaagttctaatgaaatatgaaattacagTAGAGCTCTGTGTAACGTAGAGATAATATGTTTTGTTTCCTTTTCTATtgttcttcaatatttttcaataaaatttatgtgatTGTTAGATTTAAATGtactcttttgaaaaaaagatattattcaaaattgctttaataagtaaaaatttcagaaGTAATCACATTAGTTTAAAGGAGATATATCTTAATACATTCATACTTtcttatatatgcataataatgtatcagtacaaaaattattaattaaatttatgcaatgattgttttcaattcatattatattcatattttaaattcaattcactagtctttttatttttgtgactAACAAATCATTGAAACATTaacttttctataattttttaaatatttttattatttataatgacaaaatatttaatgataaatatgatgataaagataatatatatatttatttttcctttccttattATGCAAAAGttatgaaagaaagaagaaattataaattgattatattaaacacTTTAAAAtagcatatataaaaatcaattatgcttcttattgaattattgaaatattttttgttaatttttcattatatgaaaatttttaatatataagataaatacttttgatttagtatattaaatgtagaataaataaaattagaaaagagagaaattatgataattttaattgaaatctaaaagttggaaatttatttactgtTTTATATAGAGGTCTACTGTATTAATGATTGATtacataaaaaagtttatataaaattttatattttattattattattctaacatctataaatattaaattttattacttttttaaattaaatattatataaataaattttctgtttaataaatttataaatttattgttctgcatcttaaatttatgaaaatttgaatcttaaattatgaaataaaaaataatatcagctattattttttaatgtttttataagataaaaatatatatatatataaatcaagtaatttgaattgcaattttacatatcttatttatactattttaaaacataacaaaaatcataatttatcataatttatgtatacaataatCTTGCACATTTGTGCATTTTGGCACTTCTAttgtatattaacatttaatattttatatcagtcTTTGTACAATTCTTATATGTTTTAAACTTACTattgctttttaaaatattagaaaaagataaatatatattaacttatgatgtaatatatataatataatcctattcattcaaataaaataaaattaatcggacataaaaaataatattaattatgcacatatatgtaactataaaattataaaaacaaaataaatgaatattaataaataagaataagttttcttttatcattaaagaaattgttaatttaacaattattaattgatataacaaTAGAGTGtcaatggaaatatattttgtcttttaaaacattttgatattaaaaagagaaaaaaaactggaatattcatcgaaattttatctcgtttcttGAGACTCATTAGATGTACGATTTTTCACTTCGACAGGTAAAGCAAGTGTAGCTATTGCAGCACATAATGCTGTTGTAGCATAAATTGCCATTGCTCCAGTAATAGACCATTGAAGAAATACTTGTGCAATATATGGTGTAACCATTGCACCAATTCTAGCCATTGCGCTACATGTACTAACACCAATGCTACGTAAATGAGTTGGATATACTTCTGGAGTATAGACATATGCTGCTTGAAACACGCCTGCAATTAAAGCTCTGgctaaaaaaattgtcaatgtTAATGCTACTCTGCTTAATAGGCATGCTCTGcctaaaaaacaaataagcaTGGCAAACATTATTAGTTGAAAAGCCATTGTTTTTCTTCtaccaattttttcaattgcaaaaatagtagaaaaaattCCTGGAAATTCAGCTAATGTTGTCCAAAGAAGATCAATATAATCGCTACGTTCTAAACGACAATCTAATTGACAAacatcttctttttcattttcccaTGAACTACATTGTTCGGATGACGTATGAAATAATTCTGTAGTCATTAGTACAACGCCATAATAACAAAATGCTGTACTCatcctaaaattatattaatattatttatataaataatataatgttaatatatatacaatgcaATATTTACCATACAAGCCAAAGTAAGGTAGATGTTTTACACATTTCTTTACTTAATACATCTTTTAATTTGCCATGGTTAATTTGATAGAAACGATCCATAACTAATCTTCCTGGAGGTAAAggttttttgttttctcttgCTACTCGTTCTAAAGTTGAAACAGCTTTATCCATTCTTCCGCTTGTTATATCAAATACTGTAGATTCTGGTAACCactacattaaaataaaaaatataaaaaattatatatttaatatctattataattatattgcttGATTTTTAATACCTACTGGAGTGATaatagcaaatataaaaagtggTATTGTCGATAAAATGAGAAGCCATCTCCAACCAAAAGTTGGCATTATAGCCAAAGCTATTGCTACTTCAAAACAAGCTCCAAGTGCCCAAAAacactataaaaaataattactttatacaaatatatatataatatgtattattatatatattgttatatcaaaTACTGTAGATTCTGGTAACTATtacaatgtatattaaaataaaaaaaaaaacttatatacatttaatatttattgtaattatattgcttgatttttatatatttactgaagtgataatagcaaatataaaaaatggtaTTATTGGTAAAATGAAAAGTTATCTCCaaccaaaatatataatatacatataatatataatataatataatatatatataaatttatttataaaattacttataaaattactaataaaaattattaataaaattattacttacatctaataaaattacacatttTGCTCTTTGTTTTGCTGGAAGAAATTCTGCATATAATGTAACACTGGAATGATAATTAATGTTGTTCATTTATAAACATTGGTACTTATTTATAGAACTTATGAAATACTTACGATTGTGGTACACAACCAATAGCAAATCCAACTAATCCTCTAAGCAATAAAATCCAAAGGAAATTTGGTGCAAAAGCACTTAAAAAAGCATAATAGACTAATAATATTGCACATAAAGTTAAGGATTGTTTACTTCCATATCTGTCACTTAAACTACTCCAAAATGTAGAACTTAACATCATACCTAAAAAGACAacctaaaataataacataaaaattattaaatatcttctttagatatcaatattattaaataatattaccgtAGTTGTTAAAGCTTGTTGATATCTGGTTATACCCCAATCACAATGTAATGATGGACTTAAAATgcttaatattgttatttccaTACTATCTACCATCCAACAGAGACCCGTAAATAAAGATAACTTAActtgaaattttccaaatccTAATGCATTTATAGCTTGAACAACAGTAAATGTATctgtcaataaatttataatatcagaaaaaatatttaataaaatagataaatttatattaataattattatatattatattatatatttaattacttacatatttaaattaaaaaaagaaaaaataatgtgttataagttatttacatacaatatattttatattgtgtgtaatacaacatatatagatttaatatgtgtatatgacAAATCAACTAATTCTaacattgtataattatagcttgttaatattttacaaaaatatataaaaatattctttaaattattactttgttttacatgcatttataaaataaattgttagtaatgttttattcatatcCAAGTagagaatgaaaatatcattttaagatccttgcaaaaaaaaaatcatcattacaataaatattaactaaagcaattctatttttaaaaaatctgatGTTATATTCCCacgcataataaaatatttacataacttACAGTTACCCGCTCCTTTACAGATAAGTTTAAGCAGATTATCCTGTACATAAAAATTGCCAGCAATATTgtgaaaatacataataatttacacatattacaatatacatttcctaaagaaatttaatttaccatCTGGAATAACTACAACAGAAGAAAGCTCCAAAGCAacgcaattttcaaaatttctattgcatcttgaaacattttctgaattaatatttaattctgaaCCAcgtaattcttctaattcacGATAAGGTTCATTAGAAATTTGTGATGAATTAGACATagtcattaattaatatatacacaaaataatcaaagaattaaagaaattcaaatactTATAACTATCattagtatatttaattcattcggAAATTCAAAtgaagtaattaattattgtgtaCGAATCtccatcaatatatatataaatatatatatatatatatagagcgtAACGATTTCTAGAAAAGTGAGGTTAGGTTACTATTATCAAAACAAACActaaatagtataaatataaaaaaaaatattaaatgtataaaaaataaaaaaaattagttaaataaagaattttgtaatgattattaactaaattagaattgatatttgaaataaaatttgtttttcattaatatttgaaaatagtaaattaaaatttaaaatagtaatttgttagtaatttgtaatttgttatttatgaatatatgttttttattattataattatcattctatgaatatattttattattatatatttttatataaaaattttatttttatcgttgtattgtatttatcgtttattgtaaatatgccttaattattttcttttataagtttaattagatatctaatatctaaaaaaaattaataaatttttatcatttcatattgtatattaaaataatcattttatgattatagttatgtaaaaaattaataaaattcaataatttaaaattatatatagttttttttttatttttaaaaagttacataagttatttaataaataaagtatatattgctaataaatataataaatatagtataataaaacataataaaatgaattataatttagaaaatttgttatttgaaattgaaactaattaattgaatttgttaaCAACGtaatccaataaaaatttaaaaatttcagaaaatccatacattatacaatattaataataaaattttaataagaaaaaataataattattttttttttcattttcaaaactaTATAAGAAAGTTCTTCtacaatcatatataatttcagaatACTTATTGTTGATActccatataaaataaaaataattgcataaagAATGTCACAACatttttacaatgaaaataacattgaatgtataaatatttttacaattaaaaataatatttttacaattaaataaaatatttttaatgtatttgaaatttcatgtacaaatattcaatgaatGTCATTTGTgacatttcataattattatacgtggtgtttaattataaattatttgtctttatattgtttaattacgTTTAAATTATGAGTGTTGATagcgaaaataaatcaaatgaagctattgtttcattttcacCATCAGCAGAACAGGAAAATACAGATAATGGAAATATtgcagaaaatattataacccCAGAAATGGTGCTACGATTACCTACGATTACtgatagtaaaataatatttttttaatttatataagaaaagactaaacaaatattatatattgatattaattttagaatatttgtgTTCTCCTGAGGCAAACATTTATGACATAGATTTTACAAGATTTCAAATTAGAGATTTAGAAACGGgagcaatattatttgaaataacaaaaCCACCAATTACTGGttagcaatttaaaaaaattgttatgttAGTGATggttataaagatttatataaaaatttatatttcacaaaatttatttatataatttattgtttatgttTTAGAATGTGATTTAAACCAAGATGTAGAATCAGAAATTGAAGAATCTGGTTGTGAAGATGCTAATACTGGCCGTTTTGTACGGTATCAATTTACACCTCAATTTCTTAAACTAAAGACTGTAGGAGCTACAATTGAATTTCTAGTGGGTTCTAAGccagtaaataattttcggaTGATTGAACGTCATTTCTTTCGagatagattattaaaaacttttgattttcaatttggATTTTGTATACCAAATAGCAAAAATACTTGTGAACACATTTATGAATTTCCTACTTTACCTGCTGATTTGGGtaagtaatgaaaaaattattgaatatgattttgataaattttagtatatacatatgataatgataattacaGTTTCTGAAATGATTGCAAATCCATTTGAAACACGTtcagattcattttattttgtggACAATCAATTAGTAATGCATAATAAAGCAGATTATGCTTATAATGGTGGACATACACATGATGTACTTTAGTAGGTAAAGTTCGTAGGATATTTGCACTTTGCAAAAGGATTGTGATAATAGTGGGAAATATTtagctaatttaaaattacaattctatctttttttttacacataattgcaattttcttaaattttcatattaatatttaaatattgaatttgcaTAATGTGATCAGAgttcactttttttaattgttgaatttatatctaattgagTACttctgtattaaatttataattgattaaatatatatagtttattttatttttaatatcaaaataattttttttgtttaaagttTAAGTAAGtcatataaaactatttttaacagtattaaattttaaataataacattaagtatgtatttttatgaaaataacaaacaagaagttaaaaaaatgttaagttTTTGACAagcacaaaatttataatttatttatactgcataaaattatattttatttcactattttttcttgttttatatataatgtcatAAGATTcacaaataaatgtatatatttacaaaacatactgtgtacttttttatatataaaatgataataaattatgattcattaatgaaattaattgttatttttaaaaattctcctgGTTTATCTGCATGTACCCAATGATTTGCACcatttatataagtaaaacGAGCagaaggaaataattttttaattttatcatgatcttctatttttatgtaatcacTATTAGAACCACCTATGAACAATGTAAGtccattgtaaaattttgatcCTACATCTGGGAAAGTAGCAAtttgtggaaaatttttttctattataggTAAATTAACTCgccatttatattttccaatatctgCTTCTACTAAGTTCATTgctaaaaactataataaaaaaaaatattaatataattattaaatgaattttaaatataaaataaattatatgaaatgtgaccaatatttaattacctcACATATAGCTACTTGTTTAATAACATTTGCAAGTTGATTTTTTACCATATTACGTGCTTTTGTCAATGTTTTGTTTCcttctaaatttattgaattcattGCTTTGAATACTTTATTCATGTCTTTGAGATGAGGACTGGTCCTCACTGGAGACATATCAACTACTATTAACTTTTCTACTCGTTCTGGATTATTTAAAGCTACATACATCATTGCTGAACCACCCATACTATGTcctaataatatagatttttcaaatccTAAATCATTCATAAGTTGAACGATATCCTGTCCCATATGACTATATGTCATATTTGTAGAATGTGGGGAATCTCCATGGTTTCTTGCATCTATAGTTATCacctataaatttatttcaagtatTCTTTATACTTACATAAAATCTAGGTATCTACCTTACGATCTGTTTTTTGATGAATTGTTTTTGATAATGTATTCCAATTAGTCTTTGAACCAAAAAGACcatgcattattattataggatGTTTAAGagcatttttatttccatccaTTGATTCATAAGAAACATATGCAAGTTTTACTGGTACCACACttgaaaaatagtaataataaaaacaatattatgtaatatatatttttttatataatgaatacatatttatatacatttaatacgtacacatttgaattattacgtatttgtttagaagataaatatgatataaaagacGAAGTAATAACGAAGTTTTGTCTTCGACaatggagaaaaatatttcgtgatattattaaatatcgacaCACACCActcatatttcttattttttattttttaacaatattttttaatatttttttttaataataattctcatttatatatttaaaattttcataacatttttgttgattttaaaaaatgtgatttttatgttactttttaataacataaaatcatGAACCATGAATGATCTACATATAGTGATAATGCactgtaaaataataacactTATTAGAACTTAAATCAAATgatgtgaataaaataatatataaataaatagaataatgttgcaaaaatatatttatattatatacatatatatttgttatttatacaaaagcactttaaatatttttatttatttattatatatatcctgaaacagtaataataaataatacttggataaatatttttttgataataaaattgatattgattattagttttaattcaTTGCTTTTAGTTAAAGATTCTAATTGattctaattatctaattcaaattataacttATCAAAAGTAATATTGTAATCTATAATAGCTACGcggaaacatttttaaagaaataaatgatatcgtaatttgtaataattatatgttttaaaacgtgtaatatttttatcaaatgaacGATCTATAATAgccatatattttaaaatctataatattttatacattatattaaa
Coding sequences:
- the LOC107994680 gene encoding synaptic vesicle 2-related protein isoform X2; amino-acid sequence: MDNLLKLICKGAGNCKLYTFTVVQAINALGFGKFQVKLSLFTGLCWMVDSMEITILSILSPSLHCDWGITRYQQALTTTVVFLGMMLSSTFWSSLSDRYGSKQSLTLCAILLVYYAFLSAFAPNFLWILLLRGLVGFAIGCVPQSVTLYAEFLPAKQRAKCVILLDCFWALGACFEVAIALAIMPTFGWRWLLILSTIPLFIFAIITPWLPESTVFDITSGRMDKAVSTLERVARENKKPLPPGRLVMDRFYQINHGKLKDVLSKEMCKTSTLLWLVWMSTAFCYYGVVLMTTELFHTSSEQCSSWENEKEDVCQLDCRLERSDYIDLLWTTLAEFPGIFSTIFAIEKIGRRKTMAFQLIMFAMLICFLGRACLLSRVALTLTIFLARALIAGVFQAAYVYTPEVYPTHLRSIGVSTCSAMARIGAMVTPYIAQVFLQWSITGAMAIYATTALCAAIATLALPVEVKNRTSNESQETR
- the LOC107994680 gene encoding synaptic vesicle 2-related protein isoform X3: MDNLLKLICKGAGNYTFTVVQAINALGFGKFQVKLSLFTGLCWMVDSMEITILSILSPSLHCDWGITRYQQALTTTVVFLGMMLSSTFWSSLSDRYGSKQSLTLCAILLVYYAFLSAFAPNFLWILLLRGLVGFAIGCVPQSVTLYAEFLPAKQRAKCVILLDCFWALGACFEVAIALAIMPTFGWRWLLILSTIPLFIFAIITPWLPESTVFDITSGRMDKAVSTLERVARENKKPLPPGRLVMDRFYQINHGKLKDVLSKEMCKTSTLLWLVWMSTAFCYYGVVLMTTELFHTSSEQCSSWENEKEDVCQLDCRLERSDYIDLLWTTLAEFPGIFSTIFAIEKIGRRKTMAFQLIMFAMLICFLGRACLLSRVALTLTIFLARALIAGVFQAAYVYTPEVYPTHLRSIGVSTCSAMARIGAMVTPYIAQVFLQWSITGAMAIYATTALCAAIATLALPVEVKNRTSNESQETR
- the LOC107994680 gene encoding synaptic vesicle 2-related protein isoform X1 gives rise to the protein MTMSNSSQISNEPYRELEELRGSELNINSENVSRCNRNFENCVALELSSVVVIPDDTFTVVQAINALGFGKFQVKLSLFTGLCWMVDSMEITILSILSPSLHCDWGITRYQQALTTTVVFLGMMLSSTFWSSLSDRYGSKQSLTLCAILLVYYAFLSAFAPNFLWILLLRGLVGFAIGCVPQSVTLYAEFLPAKQRAKCVILLDCFWALGACFEVAIALAIMPTFGWRWLLILSTIPLFIFAIITPWLPESTVFDITSGRMDKAVSTLERVARENKKPLPPGRLVMDRFYQINHGKLKDVLSKEMCKTSTLLWLVWMSTAFCYYGVVLMTTELFHTSSEQCSSWENEKEDVCQLDCRLERSDYIDLLWTTLAEFPGIFSTIFAIEKIGRRKTMAFQLIMFAMLICFLGRACLLSRVALTLTIFLARALIAGVFQAAYVYTPEVYPTHLRSIGVSTCSAMARIGAMVTPYIAQVFLQWSITGAMAIYATTALCAAIATLALPVEVKNRTSNESQETR
- the LOC107994680 gene encoding synaptic vesicle 2-related protein isoform X4, translated to MVDSMEITILSILSPSLHCDWGITRYQQALTTTVVFLGMMLSSTFWSSLSDRYGSKQSLTLCAILLVYYAFLSAFAPNFLWILLLRGLVGFAIGCVPQSVTLYAEFLPAKQRAKCVILLDCFWALGACFEVAIALAIMPTFGWRWLLILSTIPLFIFAIITPWLPESTVFDITSGRMDKAVSTLERVARENKKPLPPGRLVMDRFYQINHGKLKDVLSKEMCKTSTLLWLVWMSTAFCYYGVVLMTTELFHTSSEQCSSWENEKEDVCQLDCRLERSDYIDLLWTTLAEFPGIFSTIFAIEKIGRRKTMAFQLIMFAMLICFLGRACLLSRVALTLTIFLARALIAGVFQAAYVYTPEVYPTHLRSIGVSTCSAMARIGAMVTPYIAQVFLQWSITGAMAIYATTALCAAIATLALPVEVKNRTSNESQETR